The following are encoded in a window of Bradyrhizobium sp. WBOS07 genomic DNA:
- a CDS encoding polyhydroxyalkanoate depolymerase encodes MPIGEFGGAPPLAAEGSPVLTTPMYWMYEMAHASLNPARAVTDATKLLFQNPLNPWARTEVGKSVAAACELFERTTRRYGKPEWGLNDTEVNGIRVPVEIRSVWEKPFCRLLYFDRKFARPLRSPQPRVLIVAPMSGHYATLLRGTVEAFLPAHEVYITDWADARMVPLSDGRFDLDDYIDYVIEMLHVLGGNTHVMAVCQPSVPVVAAVSIMEARRDPFVPTSMTLMGGPIDTRRNPTAVNNLAQERGIDWFRNHVITKVPFPHPGMMRDVYPGFLQLNGFISMNLDRHMDAHKQLFANLVKGDGDLVDKHREFYDEYLAVMDLSAEYYLQTVDTVFVKHSLPKGEMSHRGTRVDPSKVTRVALMTVEGENDDISGLGQTEATHTLCSSIPDHRRVHYVQKGVGHYGVFNGSRFKSEIVPRIHDFMVSAANPSSLQARAAE; translated from the coding sequence ATGCCCATTGGTGAGTTTGGCGGCGCGCCGCCCCTGGCGGCTGAAGGCAGTCCGGTCCTGACGACGCCGATGTACTGGATGTACGAGATGGCGCATGCCTCTCTCAATCCGGCGCGTGCCGTCACTGACGCGACCAAGCTGCTGTTTCAGAATCCGCTCAATCCCTGGGCGCGCACCGAGGTCGGCAAGTCGGTCGCCGCGGCCTGCGAATTGTTCGAGCGCACCACGCGCCGCTACGGCAAGCCGGAATGGGGCCTCAACGACACCGAGGTCAACGGCATCCGCGTTCCGGTCGAGATCCGCTCGGTCTGGGAAAAACCGTTCTGCCGGCTGCTGTACTTCGATCGCAAGTTCGCACGGCCCTTGCGCAGCCCGCAGCCGCGCGTGCTGATCGTGGCGCCGATGTCCGGTCACTACGCGACGCTGCTGCGCGGAACGGTCGAGGCCTTCCTGCCGGCGCATGAAGTCTACATCACCGACTGGGCCGATGCCCGCATGGTTCCGCTCAGCGACGGCCGCTTCGATCTCGACGATTACATCGATTACGTCATCGAGATGCTGCACGTGCTCGGCGGCAACACCCACGTCATGGCGGTGTGCCAGCCCTCGGTGCCCGTGGTCGCCGCGGTTTCGATCATGGAAGCGCGGCGCGATCCGTTCGTGCCGACCTCAATGACGCTGATGGGCGGCCCGATCGACACCCGTCGCAATCCGACCGCGGTGAACAACCTTGCGCAGGAGCGCGGCATCGACTGGTTCCGCAACCACGTCATCACCAAGGTGCCGTTCCCGCATCCGGGCATGATGCGCGACGTCTATCCGGGATTCCTGCAGCTCAACGGCTTCATCAGCATGAATCTCGACCGGCACATGGACGCCCACAAGCAGCTCTTTGCCAATCTGGTGAAGGGTGACGGCGACCTCGTCGACAAGCACCGCGAGTTCTACGACGAATACCTCGCGGTGATGGATCTCTCCGCCGAATATTACCTGCAGACGGTCGACACCGTGTTCGTGAAGCACTCGCTGCCCAAGGGTGAGATGAGCCATCGCGGAACACGCGTCGATCCCTCCAAGGTCACGCGCGTTGCGCTGATGACGGTGGAAGGCGAGAACGACGACATTTCCGGTCTTGGTCAGACCGAAGCGACGCACACTTTGTGCAGCTCGATCCCCGATCATCGCCGCGTTCATTACGTCCAGAAGGGCGTCGGACATTACGGCGTGTTCAACGGCTCGCGCTTCAAGTCGGAAATCGTGCCGCGGATTCATGATTTCATGGTCTCGGCGGCAAATCCGTCCTCATTGCAGGCGCGCGCCGCCGAATAA
- a CDS encoding MmcB family DNA repair protein: MDSTARNLSLVPPPDRRQSETALAIARGTSRLLRSLGFSCISELPLPSGRRADLVALNERGEIWIVEIKSSVEDLRADQKWHEYRAHCDRLFFAFTQDLPCDIFPQDTGLIVADAYGAHLHCEAPEHKLAAATRKQMTVRFAMAAALRINRLVDPQGHADFWE, translated from the coding sequence ATGGATAGCACCGCTCGCAACCTCTCCCTCGTTCCACCGCCTGACCGCCGCCAATCCGAGACGGCGCTCGCGATCGCGCGCGGCACGTCGCGCCTCTTACGGTCGCTCGGCTTCTCCTGCATCAGCGAATTGCCGCTGCCTTCTGGCCGGCGTGCCGATCTGGTCGCGCTGAACGAGCGCGGCGAGATCTGGATCGTCGAGATCAAATCGTCGGTGGAGGATCTGCGTGCCGACCAGAAATGGCACGAATACCGCGCCCATTGCGATCGACTGTTCTTCGCCTTCACGCAGGACCTGCCGTGCGACATCTTTCCGCAGGACACCGGCCTGATCGTCGCCGACGCCTATGGCGCACACCTGCATTGCGAGGCGCCGGAGCACAAGCTCGCTGCCGCCACCCGCAAGCAGATGACGGTGCGGTTCGCGATGGCGGCGGCCTTGCGCATCAACCGGCTGGTGGATCCGCAAGGCCACGCGGATTTCTGGGAATAG
- a CDS encoding ABC transporter permease, with the protein MTELSLHTGISIHRIGAMILRYWYLLLSSWPRLLELLYWPALQVITWGFLQLYIAENANFFARAGGTLIGAVILWDILFRGQLGFSISFLEEMWARNLGNLMMSPLKPIEFLLSLMVMSLIRLAIGVIPMTLLALFLFHFNVYALGLPLIAFFCNLIFTSWSVGIFVSGLVLRNGLGAESIVWTLMFAILPLACVYYPVSVLPVWLQYVAWALPPTYVFEGMRALLIEQTFRTDLMLGALALNAALLVASFAAFLALLRSAKLNGSLLSGGE; encoded by the coding sequence ATGACCGAGCTCTCCCTCCACACCGGCATCTCCATCCATCGCATCGGCGCGATGATCCTGCGCTATTGGTACCTGCTGCTGTCGTCATGGCCGCGGCTGCTCGAGCTGTTGTACTGGCCGGCGCTGCAGGTCATCACCTGGGGTTTCCTCCAGCTCTACATCGCCGAGAACGCCAATTTCTTCGCGCGCGCCGGCGGCACGCTGATCGGCGCCGTCATCCTTTGGGACATCCTGTTCCGCGGCCAGCTCGGCTTCTCAATCTCGTTTCTGGAGGAGATGTGGGCGCGCAATCTCGGCAACCTCATGATGAGCCCGCTCAAGCCGATCGAATTTCTGCTGTCGCTGATGGTCATGAGCCTGATCCGGCTCGCGATCGGGGTGATCCCGATGACGCTGCTGGCGCTGTTCCTGTTTCACTTCAATGTCTATGCGCTCGGCCTGCCGCTGATCGCGTTCTTCTGCAATCTGATCTTCACGAGCTGGTCGGTCGGCATCTTCGTGTCGGGTCTCGTGCTGCGCAACGGCCTCGGCGCGGAGAGCATCGTCTGGACCCTGATGTTTGCGATCCTGCCGCTCGCCTGTGTCTACTATCCGGTCAGTGTCTTGCCAGTCTGGCTGCAATACGTCGCCTGGGCGCTGCCGCCGACCTACGTCTTCGAAGGGATGCGCGCGCTTCTCATCGAGCAGACCTTCAGGACCGATCTGATGCTCGGTGCGTTGGCCCTCAACGCGGCCCTTCTGGTTGCATCTTTTGCAGCATTCCTTGCCCTTTTACGCAGCGCCAAGCTGAACGGCTCGCTGCTGTCGGGCGGCGAATAA
- a CDS encoding ActS/PrrB/RegB family redox-sensitive histidine kinase, whose protein sequence is MTEIAASNFRHPQRHIRLDTILRLRWLAVLGQLAAIFIVAQGLEFDVEIVPCVSIIALSAAVNLGLQTAVNPMQRLEPVQAAGLLALNIVELAGLLYFTGGLQNPFSFLFLAPVLISATALPARFTFGLGLLAVACASVLFFFHLPLPWDSDDPLVLPPIYLVGVWLSIALAIGVTSLYSFQVTEEARKLADALAATELVLSREQHLTQLDGLAAAAAHELGTPLATIFLISRELEKTVKDASIAADLKTLREQTQRCRDILSKITQLSSIGAPFDRMKLSELIEEVVAPHRDFGVEIKVRIAVAVVAEPVGSRNPAILYGVGNIVENAVDFARTTVEVNAWWNKDIIDLVISDDGPGIPPDILNRIGEPYLSRRRTVDEGGGERRGLGLGVFIARTLLERTGAKVSFTNRTFPEHGAVVQISWPRQRFEAIEAIETLEETIG, encoded by the coding sequence ATGACCGAAATTGCCGCTTCGAACTTCCGCCACCCGCAGCGGCATATCCGCCTGGACACGATCCTGCGGCTGCGCTGGCTCGCGGTGCTGGGCCAGCTCGCTGCGATCTTCATCGTGGCGCAGGGGCTGGAATTCGACGTCGAGATCGTCCCCTGCGTCAGCATCATCGCCTTGTCGGCGGCGGTGAACCTGGGGCTCCAGACCGCGGTCAACCCGATGCAGCGGCTGGAGCCGGTGCAGGCGGCCGGCCTGCTCGCGCTGAACATCGTGGAACTGGCCGGCTTGTTGTACTTCACGGGCGGCTTGCAGAACCCGTTCTCGTTCCTGTTCCTCGCGCCGGTGCTGATCTCGGCCACGGCGCTGCCGGCGCGCTTCACCTTCGGCCTCGGCCTGCTCGCGGTCGCCTGCGCCTCGGTGCTGTTCTTCTTCCACCTGCCGCTGCCATGGGATTCAGACGATCCGCTGGTGCTGCCGCCGATCTATCTGGTCGGCGTCTGGCTCTCCATCGCGCTCGCGATCGGCGTCACCAGCCTCTACTCCTTCCAGGTGACCGAGGAGGCGCGCAAGCTCGCGGACGCGCTGGCCGCGACCGAGCTGGTGCTGTCGCGCGAGCAGCATCTGACCCAGCTCGACGGCCTTGCCGCGGCCGCCGCACACGAGCTCGGCACGCCGCTCGCCACGATCTTCCTGATCTCGCGCGAGCTGGAAAAGACGGTGAAGGACGCCAGCATCGCCGCCGACCTGAAGACGCTGCGCGAGCAAACCCAGCGCTGCCGCGACATCCTGAGCAAGATCACCCAGCTCTCCTCCATCGGTGCGCCGTTCGACCGCATGAAGCTGTCGGAGTTGATCGAGGAGGTGGTGGCCCCGCACCGCGATTTCGGCGTCGAGATCAAGGTACGGATCGCGGTCGCCGTCGTGGCCGAGCCGGTCGGCTCCCGCAACCCGGCGATCCTCTACGGCGTCGGCAACATCGTCGAGAACGCGGTCGATTTCGCTCGCACCACCGTCGAGGTGAACGCGTGGTGGAACAAGGACATCATCGACCTCGTGATCTCCGACGACGGTCCCGGCATTCCCCCTGACATCCTGAACCGCATCGGCGAGCCCTATCTGTCGCGGCGGCGAACCGTGGACGAGGGCGGCGGTGAACGACGCGGCCTCGGATTGGGCGTGTTCATCGCGCGCACATTGCTCGAACGCACCGGCGCCAAGGTCTCGTTTACCAACCGGACCTTTCCGGAACACGGTGCCGTGGTCCAGATCAGTTGGCCGCGACAACGATTTGAGGCGATTGAGGCTATCGAGACCCTCGAAGAAACAATAGGGTAG
- a CDS encoding alpha-amylase family glycosyl hydrolase, with amino-acid sequence MAHDNENWWRDGIFYQIYPRSFQDSNGDGVGDLAGILRRLPYVKSLGVDAIWLSPIFPSPMADFGYDISDYTGIEPLFGTMADFDALIAAVHDNGLKLILDLVPNHTSDQHPWFVESRASRDNPKRDWYIWRDPAHDGGVPNNWLSEFGGSAWQFDETTGQYYYHAFLAQQPDLNWRNPDVRNAIYDVMRFWLEKGVDGFRVDVIWHLVKDAEFRDNPPNPHYVEGRPPNEKILTQYSTDQPEVHDVIAEMRRVTDAYRARVLIGEIYLPLHRLMAYYGNDLTGAQMPFNFALLSTFWSARSIEKIIEDYEKALPRGAWPNWVLGNHDRPRVASRVGTEQARVAAMLLLTLRGTPTLYYGDEIGMHQVAIAPEDVRDPFEKNVPGIGVGRDGCRTPMQWDASEFAGFSAVRPWLPLPEHHVRDNVATLEADAHSILNLYKRLIGLRQSCLPLVAGDYDPIAAQGDLLIYRRQAEGKAVIVALNLGADPVTVTTSAVRFGSRILLSTFLDREGEQIEGVLDLRSNEGVIVAPP; translated from the coding sequence ATGGCTCACGACAACGAGAATTGGTGGCGCGACGGCATCTTCTATCAGATCTACCCGCGCTCGTTTCAGGATTCGAACGGTGACGGCGTCGGCGATCTCGCCGGCATCCTGCGGCGGCTGCCTTATGTCAAATCGCTCGGTGTCGACGCGATCTGGCTGTCGCCGATCTTTCCGTCGCCCATGGCCGATTTCGGCTACGACATCTCGGACTATACCGGCATCGAGCCGCTGTTCGGCACGATGGCCGATTTCGATGCGCTGATCGCGGCAGTCCACGACAACGGCCTGAAGCTGATCCTCGATCTCGTGCCGAACCATACCTCGGACCAACATCCCTGGTTCGTCGAGAGCCGCGCCTCGCGCGACAATCCCAAGCGCGACTGGTACATCTGGCGCGATCCCGCGCATGACGGCGGCGTGCCGAACAATTGGCTGTCCGAGTTCGGCGGCAGCGCGTGGCAGTTCGATGAGACCACGGGTCAATATTACTACCACGCCTTCCTCGCCCAGCAGCCGGACCTGAACTGGCGCAATCCGGACGTCCGCAACGCGATCTACGACGTGATGCGGTTCTGGCTGGAGAAGGGCGTCGACGGCTTTCGCGTCGACGTGATCTGGCACCTCGTCAAGGACGCAGAGTTTCGCGACAATCCGCCGAACCCGCACTACGTCGAAGGCCGGCCGCCCAACGAGAAGATCCTGACGCAATATTCGACCGACCAGCCGGAGGTGCACGATGTCATTGCCGAGATGCGCCGCGTCACGGATGCGTATCGCGCACGCGTCTTGATCGGCGAGATCTATCTGCCGCTGCACCGTCTGATGGCCTATTACGGCAACGACCTCACCGGCGCGCAGATGCCGTTCAACTTCGCGCTGCTCTCGACCTTCTGGAGCGCGCGCTCGATCGAGAAGATCATCGAGGACTACGAGAAGGCGCTGCCGCGCGGCGCCTGGCCGAACTGGGTGCTCGGCAATCACGATCGTCCGCGGGTTGCGAGCCGCGTCGGCACGGAGCAGGCGCGCGTCGCCGCGATGTTGCTGCTGACGCTGCGCGGCACACCGACGCTCTATTACGGCGACGAAATCGGGATGCACCAGGTGGCGATCGCGCCGGAGGATGTCCGCGATCCCTTCGAGAAGAACGTGCCCGGCATCGGCGTCGGCCGCGACGGCTGCCGTACGCCGATGCAATGGGATGCCTCCGAGTTCGCCGGCTTCTCCGCTGTTCGGCCATGGCTGCCGCTGCCCGAGCACCATGTGCGTGACAATGTCGCCACTCTCGAAGCCGATGCGCACTCGATCCTCAACCTCTACAAGCGCCTGATCGGCCTGCGGCAGAGTTGCCTGCCGCTGGTCGCGGGCGATTATGATCCGATCGCCGCGCAAGGCGATCTGCTGATCTACCGCCGGCAGGCCGAGGGCAAGGCGGTGATCGTGGCGCTCAATCTCGGTGCGGACCCGGTCACCGTGACGACCAGCGCAGTCCGCTTCGGCAGCAGGATCCTGCTGTCGACCTTTCTGGATCGCGAGGGCGAGCAGATCGAAGGCGTGCTCGATTTGCGGAGCAATGAGGGGGTGATCGTCGCTCCACCCTAG
- a CDS encoding PHB depolymerase family esterase, producing MSLAKNIDLLRRLPRLDGLRFAEFGRGADASSPLQEVTGFGDNPGGLRMFAFVPARLQKPRALVVVLHGCGQTAAAYDLGAGWSTLAQHYGFALLMPEQQRINNGNTCFNWFNPEDTARGSGEAHSIREMIAHMVGAHRIDPARVFITGLSAGGGMTSVMLATYPEVFAAGAVIAGLPYGIASNLREALEGMFHSPVRPARELGDLVRNASDHRGPWPKISVWHGSADRTVNPGNANEIVKQWLDLHDLPDAPMAETIVDGHPRQAWWGKDGETLVECYAIADMAHGTPLGLADNDQRYGVEGAFLIEAGISSSYHIAKFFGLTAWIADAAKADAKPADTKAADAKPLAKPALSPAPHLARTIRAAIAEQPVEPKRERARGFDLSQIITRALTAAGLMK from the coding sequence GTGTCGCTCGCCAAGAATATCGATCTATTGAGACGTCTGCCGAGGCTGGACGGTCTGCGCTTTGCCGAGTTCGGTCGCGGCGCGGATGCGTCGAGCCCGTTGCAGGAGGTCACCGGCTTCGGCGACAATCCCGGCGGCTTGCGCATGTTCGCCTTCGTGCCGGCGCGATTGCAGAAGCCGCGCGCGCTGGTCGTCGTGCTGCATGGCTGCGGGCAGACCGCGGCGGCTTACGATCTTGGCGCCGGCTGGTCGACGCTGGCCCAGCATTATGGCTTCGCGCTTCTGATGCCCGAGCAGCAACGCATCAACAACGGCAATACCTGCTTCAACTGGTTCAACCCGGAAGACACGGCGCGAGGCAGCGGCGAGGCGCATTCGATTCGCGAGATGATCGCGCACATGGTCGGGGCACATCGCATCGATCCCGCGCGCGTCTTCATCACCGGCTTGTCCGCCGGCGGCGGCATGACGTCGGTGATGCTCGCGACCTATCCGGAGGTCTTCGCGGCCGGCGCGGTCATCGCGGGACTACCCTATGGCATCGCCTCGAACCTGCGCGAGGCGCTCGAGGGCATGTTTCATTCCCCAGTGCGTCCGGCGCGCGAACTCGGCGACCTCGTGCGCAACGCTTCCGATCATCGCGGCCCCTGGCCGAAAATCTCGGTGTGGCACGGCAGTGCCGACCGCACCGTCAATCCCGGCAATGCCAACGAGATCGTCAAGCAATGGCTCGATCTCCACGATCTGCCGGACGCGCCGATGGCGGAGACCATCGTCGACGGTCATCCGCGGCAGGCCTGGTGGGGCAAGGACGGCGAGACGCTGGTCGAGTGTTACGCCATCGCCGACATGGCGCATGGCACGCCGCTGGGGCTCGCCGACAACGACCAGCGCTATGGCGTTGAAGGCGCGTTCCTGATCGAAGCCGGCATTTCCTCGTCCTACCACATCGCCAAGTTCTTCGGCCTCACCGCCTGGATCGCGGACGCCGCCAAGGCGGACGCCAAGCCTGCGGACACCAAGGCTGCGGACGCCAAGCCTTTAGCCAAGCCCGCGCTCTCGCCCGCGCCGCATCTCGCCCGCACGATCCGCGCTGCGATCGCCGAGCAGCCGGTCGAACCGAAGCGCGAGCGCGCCCGCGGCTTCGATCTCAGCCAGATCATCACGCGCGCGCTGACCGCCGCGGGATTGATGAAGTAG
- a CDS encoding MBL fold metallo-hydrolase, whose protein sequence is MTEQNDTTAKAGAIIVPVTLFEQNCTIIWDEPSKKAVVIDPGGDVPKILDAIKQTGVTVEKIWLTHGHIDHVGGAADLRDALKVPIEGPHEADKFLLDNVVESGARFGMTGVRNFAPDRWLDEGDTVSIGDLNFDILHCPGHSPGSVVLFNKELRFAHVGDVLFAGSVGRTDLPGGSHATLIDSIMTKLLPLGDDVGFICGHGAGSSIGQERMTNPFITGEM, encoded by the coding sequence ATGACCGAGCAAAACGACACGACAGCCAAGGCCGGCGCGATCATCGTCCCCGTGACGCTGTTCGAGCAGAACTGCACCATCATCTGGGACGAGCCGTCCAAGAAGGCCGTGGTGATCGATCCCGGCGGGGACGTACCGAAGATCCTGGACGCGATCAAGCAGACCGGCGTCACCGTGGAGAAGATCTGGCTGACCCACGGCCATATCGACCATGTCGGCGGCGCAGCCGATTTGCGCGACGCGCTGAAGGTGCCGATCGAGGGTCCGCATGAAGCGGACAAATTCCTGCTCGACAACGTGGTCGAAAGCGGCGCGCGCTTCGGCATGACCGGCGTGCGCAACTTCGCGCCGGACCGCTGGCTCGACGAGGGCGACACCGTGTCGATCGGCGATCTCAACTTCGACATTTTGCATTGCCCCGGCCACTCGCCGGGCAGCGTGGTGCTCTTCAACAAGGAGCTGCGCTTTGCCCATGTCGGCGACGTCCTGTTCGCGGGCTCGGTCGGGCGCACCGATTTGCCCGGCGGCAGTCACGCGACCCTGATCGATTCGATCATGACAAAACTGCTGCCGCTCGGCGACGACGTCGGCTTCATCTGCGGCCACGGCGCCGGCTCGAGCATCGGCCAGGAGCGGATGACCAATCCGTTCATCACCGGGGAGATGTGA
- a CDS encoding c-type cytochrome, translated as MVQPTPLLALLCIWTLRTIAVAVVAGAVAAPGPGRAQQISPPVWTVPEVGALPDDAHGRLVRRGRDLITATYAHIGPEVPDPAKRYAGNNLACSNCHLEAGTKKFGLPIFGLFELFPQYSARLGAEITIENRVNSCMARSMNGRALPLDSPEMQAIVAYIKFLSSGVPAGKELSGLGTGAMPELDRAADPVRGKAIYANACLSCHNEDGSGIRRSLPSVDLGYMVPPLWGADSFNDGAGMARLITAANFLHFNMPHGTDYTNPQLTVEQAWDVAAYMISQPRPRKAGLDKDYPDLSKKPVDTPYGPYVDGFDQQQHMYGPFGPIRAAQAKK; from the coding sequence ATGGTTCAGCCCACGCCGCTGCTTGCATTGCTTTGCATCTGGACGTTACGCACCATTGCCGTCGCTGTCGTCGCCGGAGCGGTAGCCGCACCAGGGCCGGGGCGTGCGCAGCAAATCTCCCCGCCAGTCTGGACGGTACCGGAAGTCGGCGCGCTGCCCGATGACGCTCATGGCCGGCTCGTGCGGCGCGGGCGCGACCTCATCACGGCGACCTACGCCCATATCGGGCCGGAGGTGCCGGACCCTGCCAAGCGTTATGCCGGCAACAATCTCGCCTGCAGCAACTGCCATCTCGAAGCCGGTACGAAAAAATTCGGCCTGCCGATCTTTGGATTGTTCGAGCTCTTCCCGCAATACAGTGCCCGCCTCGGCGCCGAGATCACGATCGAGAATCGTGTGAACTCGTGCATGGCGCGCAGCATGAATGGTCGCGCGCTGCCGCTCGACAGCCCCGAAATGCAAGCCATCGTGGCTTACATCAAATTCCTCTCGTCCGGCGTGCCGGCGGGAAAGGAATTGTCAGGACTCGGCACCGGAGCGATGCCTGAGCTCGATCGCGCGGCCGACCCCGTTCGCGGCAAGGCGATCTATGCGAACGCTTGTCTCTCCTGCCACAACGAGGACGGCTCCGGAATACGCCGCAGCCTGCCGAGCGTCGATCTCGGCTACATGGTGCCGCCGCTCTGGGGCGCCGATAGTTTCAATGACGGTGCCGGCATGGCGCGGCTGATTACGGCGGCGAACTTCCTGCACTTCAACATGCCGCACGGAACGGACTACACGAATCCGCAGCTCACGGTCGAGCAGGCATGGGACGTGGCTGCCTATATGATCTCTCAGCCGCGTCCGAGGAAAGCCGGTCTCGACAAGGACTATCCAGATCTTTCGAAGAAGCCGGTCGATACGCCTTACGGACCGTATGTCGACGGATTCGATCAGCAGCAGCACATGTACGGGCCTTTCGGCCCGATCCGGGCGGCGCAAGCCAAAAAATAG
- a CDS encoding ABC transporter ATP-binding protein, with amino-acid sequence MTENDEASSRPTVADRSPSAAIAVDHLVKVYKQTRAVDDISFSLPRGSITGLLGGNGAGKTTTIAMIMGLVLPTSGRVQVLGHRMPEESAAVLGRMNFESPYVDMPMRLTVRQNLTVFGKLYAVKNLAGRIRELADDLDLTDFIDRANGKLSAGQKTRVALAKALINQPELLLLDEPTASLDPDTADWVRAHLERYRKDNNATILLASHNMFEVERLCDRVIIMKRGRIEDDDTPAAIMARYNRTTLEEVFLDVARGRVNGAKEAVR; translated from the coding sequence ATGACCGAGAATGACGAGGCTTCAAGCCGGCCGACTGTCGCGGATCGCAGCCCGTCCGCGGCGATCGCGGTCGATCATCTCGTCAAGGTCTACAAGCAGACCCGTGCCGTCGACGACATCTCCTTTTCGCTGCCGCGCGGCAGCATCACCGGGCTCCTGGGCGGCAACGGCGCCGGCAAGACCACCACCATCGCGATGATCATGGGCCTGGTGCTGCCGACCTCCGGCCGCGTCCAGGTGCTGGGCCATCGGATGCCCGAGGAGAGCGCCGCGGTGCTGGGGCGGATGAACTTCGAAAGCCCCTATGTCGACATGCCGATGCGGCTCACGGTGCGGCAGAATCTCACCGTGTTCGGCAAGCTTTATGCGGTGAAGAACCTCGCCGGCCGCATCAGGGAGCTCGCCGACGATCTCGATCTCACCGACTTCATCGATCGCGCCAACGGCAAGCTGTCCGCCGGGCAGAAGACCCGCGTCGCGCTTGCCAAGGCGCTGATCAACCAGCCCGAGCTCCTGCTGCTGGACGAGCCGACCGCCTCGCTCGACCCTGACACCGCCGACTGGGTGCGGGCGCATCTGGAGCGCTATCGCAAGGACAACAACGCCACCATCCTCTTGGCGTCGCACAACATGTTTGAGGTCGAGCGACTCTGCGACCGCGTCATCATCATGAAGCGCGGCCGTATCGAGGACGACGACACGCCCGCGGCGATCATGGCCCGCTACAACCGCACCACGCTGGAGGAGGTGTTCCTCGACGTCGCGCGCGGCCGGGTGAACGGCGCGAAGGAGGCGGTGAGGTGA
- a CDS encoding ActR/PrrA/RegA family redox response regulator transcription factor, which produces MNAIAELNEQADRSLLIVEDDKPFLERLSRAMETRGFTVTSCDTVSDGLAQIGRAAPAFAVVDLRLGDGNGLDVVSALKKKRPDARAIVLTGYGNIATAVTAVKMGAVDYLSKPADADDVVAALLSTNAEKSELPANPMSADRVRWEHIQRIYEMCNRNVSETARRLNMHRRTLQRILAKRAPR; this is translated from the coding sequence TTGAACGCCATCGCCGAACTGAACGAACAGGCCGACCGCTCGCTGCTCATCGTGGAGGACGACAAGCCATTCCTGGAGCGCCTATCGCGCGCCATGGAAACGCGCGGCTTCACGGTGACCTCCTGCGATACCGTCTCGGACGGTCTTGCGCAGATCGGCAGGGCTGCGCCCGCATTCGCCGTGGTGGATCTGCGGCTGGGCGACGGCAACGGCCTCGACGTGGTCTCGGCGCTGAAGAAGAAGCGTCCCGATGCGCGCGCGATCGTGCTGACCGGCTACGGCAACATCGCCACCGCCGTCACCGCGGTGAAGATGGGCGCGGTCGATTACCTCTCCAAGCCCGCGGATGCCGACGACGTGGTCGCGGCGCTGCTGTCGACCAATGCGGAGAAATCCGAGCTGCCGGCCAACCCGATGTCGGCGGACCGCGTGCGCTGGGAGCACATCCAGCGCATCTATGAGATGTGCAACCGCAACGTCTCGGAAACGGCGCGCCGGCTCAACATGCACCGGCGTACGCTGCAGCGGATTTTGGCCAAGCGCGCGCCGAGGTAA